One Denticeps clupeoides chromosome 3, fDenClu1.1, whole genome shotgun sequence DNA window includes the following coding sequences:
- the il7r gene encoding interleukin-7 receptor subunit alpha isoform X1 — protein sequence MLGLLRFDLRVCYPPSAEREKMLRDVWMSLFLLTATAGAQSGDGDAEIPWTCFSEVTFENTSLTCTVDEEIADDITNITLCLVSGGSCKNGSLRNDDFTINDLRLLQEYNLTVQLKQGESWSQIIDNRKIVNAPTPRIVNMTYYNDLGTAYFTVECKHDYLQSFKYEVELWTENIVKTWTLTSMPLTIVPERLTDGSVYNVKVRVKPRGYFAGSWSQWSPWANFTTKTVSLSREEENAGFSLYPVVIIIVIILLLVAILVALFWKKELRGYILPKVPHPKATLVQMQKFNKGFSVSFNPEVYNDIHIHKLDNNEQRQHPCEPSSGTMAHCLTQPGQETSTRLLSELEHTLPGDHNLTSLSLGTPQRDCVDEAYVRMSSLFKNTTQSY from the exons ATGTTGGGGTTGCTGAG GTTCGACTTGAGAGTTTGTTACCCGCCGAGCGCGGAGAGGGAGAAGATGTTGCGCGACGTCTGGATGTCGCTGTTCCTCCTCACGGCCACCGCTGGCGCGCAGAGCGGCGACGGCGACGCAG AAATCCCTTGGACCTGCTTTTCAGAGGTGACATTTGAAAATACATCACTGACCTGTACAGTGGACGAGGAAATTGCAGATGATATTACGAACATAACACTCTG CTTAGTGTCAGGAGGCAGTTGTAAAAATGGAAGCTTGAGGAATGACGACTTCACTATAAATGACCTGCGCTTACTACAAGAGTACAACCTCACAGTGCAACTCAAACAAGGAGAATCATGGTCACAAATCATTGATAATCGAAAAATAG TAAACGCCCCCACCCCACGGATTGTGAACATGACATATTACAATGACTTGGGCACAGCATATTTCACTGTTGAATGTAAACATGACTATCTCCAATCATTTAAATATGAAGTGGAACTATGGACTGAAAATATAGTGAAG acatggACATTGACCAGCATGCCTCTCACAATCGTACCAGAACGCCTGACGGATGGCTCTGTGTACAACGTGAAAGTCAGAGTTAAACCGAGGGGTTATTTTGCTGGCAGTTGGTCACAGTGGAGTCCTTGGGCAAACTTCACCACTAAAACAGTTTCTTTATCCCGTGAAGAGGAAAATGCAGGCTTCTCACTGTACCCGGTTGTTATCATTATTGTCATCATTTTGCTGCTTGTTGCCATCCTGGTGGCTCTGTTCTGGAAAAAAGA GCTTAGAGGCTACATTTTGCCAAAGGTCCCACATCCCAAAGCAACTCTAGTCCAGATGCAAAAATTTAATAAG GGATTTTCTGTCAGTTTTAACCCGGAAGTCTACAATGATATTCACATCCACAAACTGGACAACAATGAACAAAGGCAACATCCGTGCGAGCCGAGCTCTGGTACCATGGCCCACTGTCTCACTCAGCCTGGTCAGGAGACCAGTACAAGGTTGCTGAGTGAGCTTGAACACACCCTGCCTGGCGACCACAACCTCACCTCTCTCAGCCTCGGAACTCCTCAGAGGGACTGTGTGGATGAGGCCTACGTCAGAATGTCCAGCCTCTTTAAAAACACCACACAGTCCTATTAG
- the il7r gene encoding interleukin-7 receptor subunit alpha isoform X2, giving the protein MLRDVWMSLFLLTATAGAQSGDGDAEIPWTCFSEVTFENTSLTCTVDEEIADDITNITLCLVSGGSCKNGSLRNDDFTINDLRLLQEYNLTVQLKQGESWSQIIDNRKIVNAPTPRIVNMTYYNDLGTAYFTVECKHDYLQSFKYEVELWTENIVKTWTLTSMPLTIVPERLTDGSVYNVKVRVKPRGYFAGSWSQWSPWANFTTKTVSLSREEENAGFSLYPVVIIIVIILLLVAILVALFWKKELRGYILPKVPHPKATLVQMQKFNKGFSVSFNPEVYNDIHIHKLDNNEQRQHPCEPSSGTMAHCLTQPGQETSTRLLSELEHTLPGDHNLTSLSLGTPQRDCVDEAYVRMSSLFKNTTQSY; this is encoded by the exons ATGTTGCGCGACGTCTGGATGTCGCTGTTCCTCCTCACGGCCACCGCTGGCGCGCAGAGCGGCGACGGCGACGCAG AAATCCCTTGGACCTGCTTTTCAGAGGTGACATTTGAAAATACATCACTGACCTGTACAGTGGACGAGGAAATTGCAGATGATATTACGAACATAACACTCTG CTTAGTGTCAGGAGGCAGTTGTAAAAATGGAAGCTTGAGGAATGACGACTTCACTATAAATGACCTGCGCTTACTACAAGAGTACAACCTCACAGTGCAACTCAAACAAGGAGAATCATGGTCACAAATCATTGATAATCGAAAAATAG TAAACGCCCCCACCCCACGGATTGTGAACATGACATATTACAATGACTTGGGCACAGCATATTTCACTGTTGAATGTAAACATGACTATCTCCAATCATTTAAATATGAAGTGGAACTATGGACTGAAAATATAGTGAAG acatggACATTGACCAGCATGCCTCTCACAATCGTACCAGAACGCCTGACGGATGGCTCTGTGTACAACGTGAAAGTCAGAGTTAAACCGAGGGGTTATTTTGCTGGCAGTTGGTCACAGTGGAGTCCTTGGGCAAACTTCACCACTAAAACAGTTTCTTTATCCCGTGAAGAGGAAAATGCAGGCTTCTCACTGTACCCGGTTGTTATCATTATTGTCATCATTTTGCTGCTTGTTGCCATCCTGGTGGCTCTGTTCTGGAAAAAAGA GCTTAGAGGCTACATTTTGCCAAAGGTCCCACATCCCAAAGCAACTCTAGTCCAGATGCAAAAATTTAATAAG GGATTTTCTGTCAGTTTTAACCCGGAAGTCTACAATGATATTCACATCCACAAACTGGACAACAATGAACAAAGGCAACATCCGTGCGAGCCGAGCTCTGGTACCATGGCCCACTGTCTCACTCAGCCTGGTCAGGAGACCAGTACAAGGTTGCTGAGTGAGCTTGAACACACCCTGCCTGGCGACCACAACCTCACCTCTCTCAGCCTCGGAACTCCTCAGAGGGACTGTGTGGATGAGGCCTACGTCAGAATGTCCAGCCTCTTTAAAAACACCACACAGTCCTATTAG